One genomic region from Haloprofundus salinisoli encodes:
- a CDS encoding translation initiation factor IF-2 subunit beta: MNYESSLDRAMDATDSRTTEDKRLRFPDPVGETDGAFTRLTNLGDIADALSRDPEHLHSAIQRQFATNGQFDGQRARYNGSFSVADFDTAIREYADEFVICSECGLPDTVLRTEDGVEMLRCEACGAFRPVQKRTSSRSRNAPTLEKGKTYEFEITGTGRKGDGVAERGKYTVFVSGAQEGQTVEASVYNISGSLAFARPV; the protein is encoded by the coding sequence ATGAACTACGAGTCATCTCTGGACCGGGCGATGGACGCCACCGACTCACGGACGACCGAAGACAAGCGACTTCGATTCCCCGACCCCGTCGGCGAGACCGACGGCGCGTTCACGCGCCTGACGAACCTCGGCGACATCGCCGACGCGCTCTCGCGGGACCCCGAACATCTCCACAGCGCGATTCAACGCCAGTTCGCGACGAACGGGCAGTTCGACGGCCAGCGCGCCCGCTACAACGGGTCGTTCAGCGTCGCCGACTTCGACACGGCCATCCGCGAGTACGCCGACGAGTTCGTCATCTGCTCGGAGTGCGGCCTGCCGGACACCGTCCTCCGCACCGAGGACGGCGTCGAGATGCTGCGATGTGAAGCCTGCGGTGCGTTCCGCCCCGTCCAGAAGCGTACCTCCTCGCGCTCGCGCAACGCGCCGACGCTCGAAAAGGGGAAGACGTACGAGTTCGAGATCACCGGCACCGGCCGCAAGGGCGACGGCGTCGCCGAACGCGGCAAATACACCGTCTTCGTCTCCGGCGCACAGGAGGGCCAGACCGTGGAAGCCTCCGTCTACAACATCAGCGGCTCGCTCGCGTTCGCCCGTCCCGTCTGA
- a CDS encoding nucleoside hydrolase, with translation MARRLIVDTDTAGDDTQAILMAALADSIELEALTIVAGNVEFDYEVENAKHTLDLADAADEVPVYEGSRRPLVKEFEHVDHVHGDGGLGGELYPDTGIPSADGHAVDKIVETARESPGEVSLACIGPLTNVALAVRREPELNDLLDEVWVMGGAVNTLGNDTPSAEFNFWVDPDAAKIVMHELDVNLVDWGLTIRQGSFEADELEAFEAADTPYADFFTTITRHAREFSKERLGVDATTQPDSLALACFLNPDLVTEAETHFVDVDEREGMTRGYSLVDELGITDGEPRTRVVETIDEAGFKRMFSDMLLHGNPERSL, from the coding sequence ATGGCACGCAGACTCATCGTCGACACGGACACCGCAGGTGACGACACGCAGGCCATCCTCATGGCCGCGCTGGCCGACTCTATCGAACTGGAGGCGCTCACTATCGTCGCCGGAAACGTCGAGTTCGACTACGAAGTCGAGAACGCCAAACACACCCTCGACCTTGCGGACGCCGCCGACGAGGTGCCGGTGTACGAGGGGTCGCGCCGGCCGCTCGTCAAGGAGTTCGAACACGTCGACCACGTCCACGGTGATGGGGGACTGGGCGGCGAGCTCTACCCGGACACCGGAATTCCCTCCGCCGACGGCCACGCCGTCGACAAGATCGTCGAGACGGCGCGCGAGTCGCCCGGCGAGGTGAGCCTCGCCTGTATCGGCCCGCTGACGAACGTCGCGCTGGCGGTCCGCCGCGAACCCGAGTTGAACGACCTGCTCGACGAGGTGTGGGTGATGGGCGGCGCGGTGAACACGCTCGGCAACGACACGCCCTCCGCGGAGTTCAACTTCTGGGTCGACCCCGACGCGGCGAAGATCGTGATGCACGAACTCGACGTGAATCTCGTCGACTGGGGACTGACGATTCGACAGGGGTCGTTCGAGGCCGACGAACTGGAAGCGTTCGAGGCGGCCGACACCCCCTACGCCGATTTCTTCACGACGATCACGCGCCACGCCCGCGAGTTCTCGAAGGAACGTCTCGGCGTCGACGCGACGACCCAACCGGACTCGCTGGCGCTCGCCTGCTTTCTGAATCCGGACCTCGTGACCGAGGCGGAGACGCACTTCGTCGACGTCGACGAGCGGGAGGGGATGACCCGCGGCTACAGCCTCGTCGACGAACTCGGCATCACCGACGGCGAACCGCGGACGCGAGTCGTCGAAACCATCGACGAAGCGGGGTTCAAGCGGATGTTCTCAGATATGCTCTTACACGGGAATCCGGAGCGGTCGCTGTAG
- a CDS encoding fructosamine kinase family protein: MLGDHSARVAAALNVDTSAITEVTELDGGMIGSVYRVGIDDGRTVVAKVGDTPLEVEAFMLRYLADESDLPVPAVLYADPELLVLSHVDGESTFSATAERDAAEHLCRLHDVNADAFGFPRDTLTGPVRQPNPWTDSWPEFFGEHRLRYVADLAVEGETLSAALHRRVDAVATDLDSLLTEPDAPSLIHGDVWATNLLARDDEIRAFLDPACYYAHPEVELAYVDWTDTFDEPFFTRYRESRGIESGFFERRRFVYRLYPLLVHVHLFGGEYPAELDETLERVGY, encoded by the coding sequence ATGCTCGGAGACCACTCCGCACGCGTCGCCGCTGCCCTCAACGTCGACACCAGCGCCATCACCGAGGTGACCGAACTCGACGGCGGGATGATCGGCTCGGTGTACCGTGTCGGGATCGACGACGGCCGAACGGTAGTTGCGAAAGTTGGCGACACGCCACTGGAGGTAGAGGCGTTCATGCTCCGCTATCTCGCCGACGAGAGCGACCTCCCGGTTCCCGCCGTCTTGTACGCCGACCCCGAACTGCTCGTTCTCTCGCACGTCGACGGCGAGTCGACGTTTTCGGCGACGGCCGAACGCGACGCCGCCGAGCACCTCTGCCGCCTCCACGACGTGAACGCCGACGCATTCGGCTTTCCGCGCGACACGCTCACCGGCCCGGTTCGCCAACCGAACCCGTGGACCGACTCGTGGCCCGAGTTCTTCGGCGAACATCGGCTTCGGTACGTCGCCGATCTCGCCGTCGAAGGCGAGACGCTCTCGGCGGCGTTGCACCGGCGCGTCGACGCCGTCGCCACCGACCTCGACTCGTTGCTGACGGAACCGGACGCACCCTCGCTGATCCACGGCGACGTGTGGGCGACGAACCTCCTCGCCCGCGACGACGAGATTCGAGCGTTCCTCGACCCGGCGTGCTACTACGCGCACCCGGAGGTCGAGTTGGCCTACGTCGATTGGACCGACACCTTCGACGAGCCGTTTTTCACTCGGTATCGGGAGTCTCGCGGCATCGAATCGGGATTCTTCGAGCGCCGACGGTTCGTCTACCGGCTGTATCCGCTGTTGGTCCACGTCCACCTGTTCGGCGGGGAGTATCCGGCGGAGTTGGACGAAACGCTTGAGCGAGTGGGATACTGA
- a CDS encoding cold-shock protein, whose translation MANGKVDFFNDTGGYGFISTDDSDDDVFFHMEDVGGEDLTEGTEIEFDIEQAPKGPRATNVVRN comes from the coding sequence ATGGCAAACGGTAAGGTTGATTTCTTCAACGACACTGGCGGCTACGGTTTCATTTCGACGGACGACTCTGACGATGACGTGTTCTTCCACATGGAAGACGTCGGCGGCGAGGATCTGACGGAAGGTACCGAGATCGAATTCGACATCGAACAGGCCCCGAAGGGCCCGCGCGCGACGAACGTCGTCCGCAACTAA
- a CDS encoding spermidine synthase, protein MSTSRSFDALRLSKPELAVFVSGVASMGLEILAGRMIAPQFGSSIYTWGGIIGVFLAALSYGYYRGGKLAARRATNDRMARVFLLTAAYVAGLIFLGDLLLRATSGFPLPSRFASLPAITLLFGPPTYFLGYISPYAAELSTKEGLGEASGHVYALGTIGSIVGAFATTYLLIPSLGVEQIAFVFGLLSVVTAFVLARPGIARDQTVASVLVVAVLVAAVGSGAAGLSVEGRVVYETQTPYQELQVVDLGDTRTLYLDGQRHSAMDKSDPDRHVFDYTRYFHLPLLMTDDVDRVLFIGGGGFTGPKRFAEDYDVTVDVAEIDPVVIDTAEQYFRVEESENLNIYNTGGRQFLQETNQTYDLIVLDAYQKDKVPFELTTEEFMRLADSRLSEDGILFANVISAPTGPASRFYRAEYKTMSQVFPQLYSFPTAGGGVVQNIEVVATKNESVVTEEQLLARNDRRDIGIDLDHEIRNYQRTTETDDVPVLRDDRAPVDSLLDPMVGQRYVIQQSNGSGPSNATGSLVAPGDSGPYAVGAQTTPTPPVAAPVRER, encoded by the coding sequence ATGAGCACGTCTCGCTCCTTCGACGCCCTCCGACTCTCGAAGCCGGAACTGGCGGTGTTCGTCTCCGGGGTCGCCAGTATGGGGCTGGAGATCCTCGCCGGACGCATGATCGCGCCGCAGTTCGGCAGCAGTATCTACACGTGGGGCGGCATTATCGGCGTCTTTCTCGCCGCGCTCAGCTACGGCTACTACCGCGGCGGCAAACTCGCGGCCCGGCGGGCGACGAACGACCGCATGGCGCGGGTGTTCCTCCTGACGGCGGCGTACGTCGCCGGTCTCATCTTCCTCGGTGACCTGCTGTTGCGGGCGACATCCGGCTTTCCGCTACCGAGCCGATTCGCCTCGCTGCCGGCTATCACGTTGCTTTTCGGCCCGCCGACGTACTTCCTCGGCTACATCAGTCCCTATGCGGCCGAACTCTCCACGAAAGAGGGTCTGGGCGAAGCCTCGGGCCACGTCTACGCGCTCGGAACCATCGGGAGCATCGTCGGCGCGTTTGCGACGACGTACCTTCTCATCCCCTCGCTCGGCGTCGAACAGATTGCGTTCGTCTTCGGCCTCCTGTCGGTGGTGACCGCGTTCGTTCTCGCTCGCCCTGGTATCGCCCGTGACCAGACGGTAGCCAGCGTGCTCGTCGTCGCGGTCCTCGTCGCCGCGGTCGGAAGCGGGGCGGCCGGGCTCTCCGTCGAAGGTCGTGTCGTCTACGAGACGCAGACGCCGTATCAGGAACTGCAGGTCGTCGACCTCGGCGACACGCGGACGCTGTACCTCGACGGCCAGCGACACAGCGCGATGGATAAGAGCGACCCCGACCGCCACGTCTTCGACTACACCCGCTACTTCCACCTCCCGCTCCTGATGACCGACGACGTCGACCGCGTGCTGTTCATCGGCGGCGGCGGCTTCACGGGGCCGAAGCGGTTCGCCGAAGACTACGACGTCACCGTCGACGTCGCCGAGATCGACCCCGTGGTCATCGATACGGCCGAGCAGTACTTCCGAGTCGAGGAGTCCGAGAACCTGAATATCTACAACACCGGTGGACGACAGTTCCTCCAGGAGACGAACCAGACGTACGACCTCATCGTCCTCGACGCCTACCAGAAGGACAAGGTGCCGTTCGAGCTGACCACCGAGGAGTTCATGCGACTCGCCGACAGTCGGCTCTCGGAGGACGGTATCCTGTTCGCCAACGTCATCTCCGCACCCACCGGTCCGGCGTCGAGGTTCTACCGCGCGGAGTACAAAACGATGTCACAGGTGTTCCCGCAACTGTACAGTTTCCCGACGGCAGGCGGCGGGGTCGTACAGAACATCGAGGTCGTCGCCACGAAGAACGAGTCGGTGGTCACCGAAGAACAACTGCTCGCGCGGAACGACCGCCGAGACATCGGTATCGACCTCGACCACGAGATTCGTAACTACCAGCGGACGACCGAGACCGACGACGTGCCCGTGTTGCGCGACGACCGCGCGCCCGTCGACAGCCTGCTGGACCCGATGGTCGGCCAGCGGTACGTGATTCAGCAGTCGAACGGGTCGGGACCCTCGAACGCGACGGGGTCTCTGGTCGCGCCGGGTGACTCGGGACCGTACGCGGTCGGCGCTCAGACCACACCGACACCACCGGTCGCCGCCCCGGTTCGAGAGCGGTAG
- a CDS encoding ROK family protein gives MSSATNAVVVDIGSTRLRYGRGTERGPVAVRAEPTRADALAEQLLNAVEDVRARSPGPIQGVSVSTTGLVDAERGVIAEFDADDGTRRYDIPLAEAVEDAFGLPTTIQNDCTAAALGEYRFGEGRGYDSVAHVTFGTGIGAGVVEDGQPIRGERGYAAEVGLFSILADGELSSTGVRGAWEAYCSGRGIPNFARQLLAETEQASPLRELDEITAPDVFAADDDDDDVARTLLDRIARYNAAGIGTLVNAYDPGVVTLGGSVALENAEWMLTGIRRHLDDYVLAADPPSVRLTTLGEDIELYGAAAGLLGSTPEQSSVEQAGD, from the coding sequence GTGAGTTCAGCGACCAACGCCGTCGTCGTCGACATCGGGAGCACCCGTCTGCGATACGGCAGGGGAACCGAGAGAGGTCCCGTAGCGGTTCGCGCGGAACCGACCCGCGCCGACGCGCTGGCCGAGCAGTTGCTAAACGCCGTCGAGGATGTCCGCGCTCGGTCGCCGGGACCGATTCAGGGAGTGTCGGTCTCGACGACGGGACTGGTCGACGCCGAGCGCGGCGTCATCGCCGAGTTCGACGCCGACGACGGTACGAGACGGTACGATATTCCGCTGGCCGAGGCCGTGGAGGACGCGTTCGGCCTGCCGACGACTATCCAGAACGACTGCACCGCCGCCGCGTTGGGCGAGTACCGCTTTGGCGAGGGCCGCGGTTACGACTCCGTCGCACACGTCACCTTCGGAACCGGCATCGGCGCGGGCGTCGTCGAAGACGGTCAGCCGATCCGCGGCGAGCGCGGCTACGCCGCCGAAGTCGGGCTGTTCTCCATTCTCGCCGACGGTGAGTTGTCGAGCACGGGCGTCCGCGGCGCGTGGGAAGCGTACTGCTCGGGGCGCGGGATTCCGAACTTCGCTCGGCAACTGCTCGCCGAAACCGAGCAGGCGTCGCCGTTGCGCGAACTCGACGAGATAACCGCACCCGACGTGTTCGCCGCCGACGACGACGACGACGACGTGGCCCGGACGCTGCTCGACCGAATCGCCCGCTACAACGCTGCGGGAATCGGCACGCTCGTCAACGCGTACGACCCGGGCGTGGTGACGCTCGGCGGGTCGGTTGCGCTCGAAAACGCCGAGTGGATGCTCACGGGGATCCGCCGACACCTCGACGACTACGTGCTCGCCGCCGACCCTCCGTCGGTGAGACTCACTACCCTCGGCGAGGATATCGAACTGTACGGTGCGGCTGCGGGGTTGCTCGGCTCGACTCCCGAGCAATCGTCGGTCGAACAGGCCGGCGACTGA
- a CDS encoding alpha/beta hydrolase family protein: MRVHFSDPTFDYQTLRTMAYATYRGAEPGECLATVERIDDGDFEAWYSEWRRTADRVAVVGEYADAQDRDETARDAFLRAHNYYRTAEFFLDGDDARRVPTYERSRKTFRRALRYLDASVEQVEVPYEETTLPGYLFTPADSTDEAERPTVVCLGGFDSLAEELYSLCGVPAALERGYACFTFDGPGQGAPLRLESLKARPDWENVLGPVLDALVDDPRVAADRIGVVGASMGGYYAPRAAAFDDRIAAVVAFDHCFDLWAAAADGQERLAALVDRAPAVAVNALAALGARFDAGSRWRMENSRWVFGTDAANLRRTLREYSLRDVADRITCPTLALAGEDDHLIPLSLVCEFADAVAGPTTTRVFTTEEGAGEHCQVGNLSLAHGELYDWLDETLDTE, translated from the coding sequence ATGCGCGTTCACTTCTCGGACCCGACGTTCGACTACCAGACACTCCGCACGATGGCGTACGCGACGTACCGAGGGGCCGAGCCCGGCGAGTGTCTGGCGACCGTCGAGCGCATCGACGACGGCGACTTCGAGGCGTGGTACTCCGAGTGGCGACGGACCGCAGACCGGGTCGCCGTCGTCGGTGAGTACGCCGATGCGCAGGACCGCGACGAGACGGCCCGAGACGCGTTTTTGCGAGCGCACAACTACTATCGGACGGCCGAGTTCTTTCTGGACGGCGACGACGCCCGGCGCGTTCCGACGTACGAACGCAGCCGGAAGACGTTCCGACGCGCCCTCCGCTATCTCGACGCATCTGTCGAACAGGTCGAAGTGCCGTACGAAGAGACGACACTGCCGGGCTACCTCTTCACGCCGGCGGATTCGACGGACGAGGCCGAACGGCCGACCGTCGTCTGTCTCGGCGGGTTCGACTCGCTCGCCGAGGAACTGTACTCTCTCTGCGGCGTCCCGGCGGCGCTCGAACGCGGGTACGCCTGTTTCACCTTCGACGGACCGGGGCAGGGCGCGCCGCTCCGTCTCGAATCGCTGAAGGCACGACCCGACTGGGAGAACGTCCTCGGCCCGGTGCTCGACGCGCTCGTCGACGACCCGCGCGTCGCCGCCGACCGAATCGGCGTCGTCGGCGCGAGCATGGGTGGGTACTACGCGCCGCGGGCGGCGGCGTTCGACGACCGGATCGCCGCGGTAGTCGCGTTCGACCACTGTTTCGACCTCTGGGCGGCGGCGGCGGACGGCCAAGAACGGCTCGCCGCGCTCGTCGACCGGGCACCCGCCGTCGCCGTAAACGCCCTCGCCGCGCTCGGAGCGCGTTTCGACGCCGGGTCGCGCTGGCGGATGGAGAACTCCCGGTGGGTGTTCGGCACCGACGCCGCGAACCTCCGGCGGACACTCCGGGAGTACTCGCTACGCGATGTGGCCGACCGAATCACCTGTCCGACGCTCGCGCTCGCGGGTGAGGACGACCACCTGATACCGCTCTCGCTCGTCTGCGAGTTCGCCGACGCCGTCGCCGGACCGACGACGACTCGGGTGTTCACGACCGAGGAAGGCGCGGGCGAGCACTGTCAGGTCGGGAACCTCTCTTTGGCGCACGGCGAACTGTACGATTGGCTTGACGAGACGCTCGATACCGAGTGA
- a CDS encoding pyridoxamine 5'-phosphate oxidase family protein, whose product MSETVPPAVEERITAKPMMAHFATCVDGRPHVAPVWYHYDDGTLELLTTGKKLENVRRNPRVAVSVQEDDAGEAKWRVTLLGTATVVDDDEETAAAARRVNPKYGAEPDAWPENSLVRVDVGTATYESYE is encoded by the coding sequence ATGAGCGAGACGGTTCCGCCGGCAGTCGAGGAGCGAATCACCGCGAAGCCGATGATGGCGCACTTTGCGACCTGCGTCGACGGACGGCCGCACGTCGCACCCGTCTGGTACCACTACGACGACGGGACGCTCGAACTCCTGACGACGGGGAAGAAACTCGAAAACGTCCGGCGAAATCCGCGCGTCGCCGTCTCGGTACAGGAAGACGACGCCGGCGAGGCGAAGTGGCGCGTCACGCTGCTCGGAACGGCGACGGTAGTCGACGACGACGAGGAGACCGCCGCCGCCGCGCGTCGTGTCAATCCGAAGTACGGCGCGGAACCGGACGCGTGGCCCGAGAACAGCCTCGTCCGCGTCGACGTCGGGACGGCGACGTACGAGTCGTACGAGTGA
- a CDS encoding right-handed parallel beta-helix repeat-containing protein, which yields MTGIKLALVVAAVCLSQACLGVGPTQVDAGATPVGDCTELDEPGRYELTQDLTTDAGQCLVVSANDVVVDGGGHAVRGEGRFGTAGVVVGSWERQTRNVTVRNLTVANWDDSVRATRVSNLRVDGVVTRESRVGLALRAVNQSVVASATATRNSVYGVSLSDRSRSNRLRNVTATENALFGVHLVGDATNTTLTGVLAARNDHGIALVGSRNTTVRDSRAVSNRVAGVWSSAARGTRVTNTTLTNRLYGVALADGTTETTLDGNTVVGNAVGVRLRDSDGNRVLDNDVRDNRDGVLLIESNGALVARNDLRNNGRAVTLLSSDDGRVVESSLAGNERGVAVRRGSRNVTVAAN from the coding sequence ATGACGGGCATCAAACTCGCTCTCGTCGTCGCCGCCGTCTGCCTCTCACAGGCGTGTCTCGGCGTCGGCCCGACGCAGGTCGACGCGGGAGCCACGCCCGTCGGCGACTGTACCGAACTCGACGAACCGGGACGGTACGAACTGACACAGGACCTCACGACCGACGCCGGACAGTGTCTCGTCGTCAGTGCGAACGACGTCGTCGTCGACGGCGGCGGTCACGCGGTGCGCGGCGAGGGCCGGTTCGGTACCGCGGGCGTCGTCGTCGGATCCTGGGAGCGACAGACGAGAAACGTCACCGTACGTAATCTCACCGTTGCGAACTGGGACGACTCGGTGCGCGCGACTCGGGTCTCGAACCTGCGCGTCGACGGAGTCGTGACGCGGGAGAGTCGGGTCGGCCTCGCGCTCCGAGCGGTCAATCAGAGCGTCGTCGCGTCCGCGACGGCGACGCGAAACAGCGTCTACGGCGTCTCGCTGTCGGACCGAAGTCGCTCGAACCGCCTGCGAAACGTCACCGCGACCGAGAACGCGCTGTTCGGCGTCCACCTCGTCGGCGACGCGACGAACACGACGCTCACGGGCGTGCTGGCGGCCCGAAACGACCACGGTATTGCGCTCGTCGGGAGTCGAAACACCACGGTTCGGGACAGTCGCGCCGTCTCGAACCGCGTCGCCGGTGTCTGGAGTTCCGCCGCGCGCGGGACGCGCGTGACGAACACGACGCTGACGAACCGACTGTACGGCGTCGCGTTGGCCGACGGAACCACCGAGACGACGCTCGACGGTAACACCGTCGTCGGCAACGCCGTCGGCGTTCGACTCCGCGACAGCGACGGTAACCGGGTTCTGGACAACGACGTCCGAGACAACCGCGACGGCGTCCTCCTCATCGAGAGCAACGGCGCGCTCGTCGCGCGCAACGACCTGCGGAACAACGGGCGCGCCGTCACGCTTCTGTCGTCCGACGACGGCCGCGTTGTGGAGAGCTCGCTGGCCGGCAACGAACGAGGAGTCGCCGTTCGACGCGGAAGTCGAAACGTCACGGTCGCGGCCAACTGA
- a CDS encoding DMT family transporter: MSWLLLLVAGAFEMVWALGLKYTDGFTNFWPSVGTLAAMAVSVYLLSLAVEDLPVGTAYAVWTGIGAAGTAIAGIYLFDEPFTAARVGFVGLIVLGVVGLQATGAGH; the protein is encoded by the coding sequence ATGTCGTGGTTACTCCTCCTCGTCGCGGGCGCGTTCGAGATGGTGTGGGCGCTCGGACTGAAGTACACCGACGGGTTCACGAACTTCTGGCCGAGCGTCGGCACCCTCGCGGCGATGGCGGTGAGCGTCTACCTGCTCTCGCTGGCCGTCGAGGACCTCCCCGTCGGCACGGCGTACGCCGTCTGGACCGGCATCGGCGCGGCCGGCACCGCCATCGCGGGCATCTACCTGTTCGACGAACCGTTCACCGCCGCGCGCGTCGGCTTCGTCGGGCTCATCGTCCTCGGCGTCGTCGGCCTGCAGGCGACCGGTGCGGGCCACTGA
- a CDS encoding TMEM175 family protein — translation MAQDAGVRVPALALDASVVDPTTSTVVACRSRWTLSAMARHDAPDARGRIDALSDGLFAIVLTLLVLQFEVPAAPRGRSEAEVLATLWEMRSLVFSYLLSFFSVSLYWLVHHDLFRHVVDYDRRLLYLNFVYLLFVSFLPFPTELLGTYGGVVAWTLYALNLAVIGLLTTVLWWYTASRDLLEPELRPRAARFVVLRTLIAPTVFILSIGVAAVDVTFAYATPFLIGPLQSLWTRWFDLSGY, via the coding sequence GTGGCACAAGACGCTGGTGTTCGCGTCCCGGCGCTCGCGCTCGACGCTTCGGTCGTCGACCCGACCACTTCGACGGTAGTGGCTTGCCGCTCGCGGTGGACGCTCTCAGCGATGGCCCGACACGACGCACCCGACGCGAGAGGTCGAATCGACGCACTGAGCGACGGTCTGTTCGCCATTGTCCTCACGCTGCTCGTCCTCCAGTTCGAGGTACCGGCCGCCCCTCGCGGGCGGAGCGAGGCGGAGGTGTTGGCGACTCTGTGGGAGATGCGCTCGCTCGTCTTCAGCTACCTCCTGAGTTTCTTCAGCGTCAGCCTCTACTGGCTCGTCCACCACGACCTCTTTCGCCACGTCGTCGACTACGACCGACGCCTCCTCTACCTGAACTTCGTCTACCTGCTCTTCGTCTCGTTTCTCCCGTTTCCCACGGAACTGCTCGGCACCTACGGCGGGGTAGTTGCATGGACGCTCTACGCGCTCAACCTGGCCGTAATCGGCCTGCTCACGACGGTTCTGTGGTGGTACACGGCTTCGCGCGACCTGCTCGAACCCGAACTCCGCCCCCGCGCGGCCAGATTCGTCGTCCTCCGTACGCTTATCGCGCCGACCGTGTTCATACTCTCCATCGGCGTCGCCGCCGTCGACGTCACCTTCGCCTACGCCACGCCGTTTCTCATCGGCCCCCTCCAGTCGCTGTGGACGCGGTGGTTCGACCTCTCCGGCTACTGA
- a CDS encoding NAD(P)H-hydrate dehydratase, producing MDELLQRLTEGSGADKGENGRVGVIAGSIDFTNQPALVGEAALRTGSDVVRALTPEEIFPIVAGHSKNLLVSRYASDRFSEMSLDAAQTLADWSDALVIGPGLYDPDPETVQRLVSDADVPVVVDADAIRPATDADLDGTIFTPDTDETDRIEDQYGSLDEFATETSATVVLTGETDEVFAEGVHWTNETGTPAMTVAGTGDVLCGIVGSLLGRGFDRVEAAKLGTWLVGQAGELADEEYGDGLLATDIIERIPAAMN from the coding sequence ATGGACGAACTCTTGCAGCGACTGACCGAGGGCTCGGGAGCCGACAAGGGAGAAAACGGGAGAGTCGGCGTCATCGCCGGGAGTATCGACTTCACGAATCAGCCCGCACTCGTCGGCGAGGCGGCGCTGCGGACCGGGTCTGACGTCGTCCGGGCGCTCACCCCCGAAGAGATATTCCCCATCGTCGCCGGGCACTCGAAGAACCTGCTCGTCAGTCGGTACGCCAGCGACCGTTTCTCGGAGATGTCGCTGGACGCCGCGCAGACGCTGGCCGACTGGAGCGACGCGCTCGTCATCGGACCGGGATTGTACGACCCGGACCCCGAGACGGTACAGCGACTCGTCTCCGACGCGGACGTCCCCGTCGTCGTCGACGCCGACGCCATCCGCCCGGCGACCGATGCGGACCTCGACGGGACGATTTTCACCCCCGACACCGACGAGACCGACCGCATCGAGGACCAGTACGGTTCGCTCGACGAGTTCGCGACGGAGACGAGCGCGACGGTCGTACTGACCGGCGAGACGGACGAGGTGTTCGCCGAGGGCGTCCACTGGACGAACGAGACGGGGACGCCCGCGATGACCGTCGCCGGAACCGGCGACGTGCTCTGCGGTATCGTCGGGTCGCTTCTCGGACGGGGGTTCGACCGCGTCGAGGCGGCGAAACTGGGAACCTGGCTCGTCGGCCAGGCGGGCGAGCTCGCCGACGAGGAGTACGGAGACGGCTTGCTCGCGACCGACATCATCGAACGGATTCCGGCCGCGATGAACTGA